The genomic stretch GCAGCACGGTTGGTGGCACCGTTACTGGCAGCCCGAACTACAACATCGCCCAGATCGGTACCCGTACCTCCTGGACGCCCGTCAAGAACCTGACCTTCACCGGTGAAGTCACCTACACCAATCTCGATCAGGATTTCCAAGGCGTGACCGGAATAGTCACTCCCGCCGGCAAGCCGGCGGCCAATTACGAGTTCAAGGATCAGCAGATCTGGAGCGGCATCTTCCGCGCCCAGCGCAACTTCTGATCGACATCGTCAAAGCTCGACGACGTATAACTGGAAGGATGCCCCGGCGACTCTGTCGCCGGGGCATTTTTCATTACTGCGGGCTGCGAGCCGTTCCGACGCTCCAGGATATTGCCGAATCCCCGCCATTTTGGCCGTCGATTCGCCGTGGAGTCCGCTCTGTTGCTATTTGGCCGTCCCCGCCGTGCCAAAAACGCGCGCAGCGCCAAACATTCGCGTATTCCAGAAAATTCTCTTTTTAACAGAGGCTTACGCCGGAACCTGAGGGTGCTCTGCGTGCCATTTGTGCAACACCCCCTCGAAAAGGTCCTGCGCTGGGGCGTTGACAGGTGTTCGGATATTGCTTGCCGGCAGGTGTTGAGCAATTGTCACAAGGCGACGGAGGGGGGCATCCCGAGGTCGCCCCGTATTAGGTGGTTCGCTTAAGTCCCTCGCGTTGAGCGGGTGTGTCCGAAGGCGCGAAGCGGCTAAGCGCGGGTTTTAAGGGACAAGGGAACCAACCTTCGGGTGCTTCGCGCATCCTGCGGATCCGGAACCTTCCCTACAGAGCAACTTGGAGGTTTACATGAAGATGGTTAAGAGCCTAATTCTGGGTTCAGCAGCGGCTTTGGTCGCGATCAGCGGCGCTCAGGCGGCCGATCTTCCGTTGAAGGCCAAAGCGGTCGAATATGTGAGGGTCTGCTCGCTTTACGGCGCTGGTTTCTACTACATCCCGGGCACCGACACCTGCATCAAGCTCGGTGGCTATCTGCGCGCCGACGTGACCTTCAATGGTTCGGGCGCCTATGATTCGCCGTCCTGGGCCGGCGCCGCCGGTCAGCGCGTCCGCACCCGCAACGAGTACATCTTCCGGTCTCGTCAGGATCTCAACATCGACACCCGCACCGCCACCGAATACGGCGTTGTCCGCACCTATTTCGATGCGATCTTCAACTGGACCACGGGTGACGGCGTCGCCGCCGGTTCGCTCGGCGTGTACTACGCTTTCATCCAGTTCGCAGGCTTCACCATCGGTAAGGCCGTGTCGCAGTTCGACGCGCCCTGGACCGGCTATCCGGGCAACCAGACCTCGTTCCTGCTCGGCGGCCACGACGACGTGACCGGCATCAACCAGATCGCCTATACCGCCCAGTTCGGCAACGGCGTTTCGGCCTCGCTCTCGCTCGAAGATCCGACCAGCTACAATCAGTCGGCGATCTACAACACCTCCGGCCTGACCGCTGCCGGTTTCGCCGCTGGCGTGAACGGCACCAACTCCTACGCCGGCACCAGCGTTCCCGACATCGTCGGTCAGCTCCGTGTCGATCAGGCCTGGGGTCTGTTCCAATTGTCGGCCGCCGCGCACCAGGTCCGTGCCAGCTACTACGGCGCGCTTGAGACCTCGGGTCACCCGAGCGACAAGTGGGGCTATGCGGTTCAGGCCGCTCTGTCGATCAAGAACCTGCCCACGGGTCCCGGCGACAGCATCAACGTGACGGGTGGCTACTCCAACGGCGCCAGCAGGTATGTTCTGGGCGGCGTGAGCCCGAGCAGCTTCTCGATGTATGGCAGCTCGGGTTCTGCGTTCCAGAGCCTGGCAGTTGGTTCGTCGTCGGACGGCGTGTTCGCCGGCACCAGCAGCGCCACCGGAACCGGTATCGAACTGACCAGCGTGTGGGGCGTGCGCGGTGCGTTCAACCACAACTGGAACCCGTACTGGTCGACCTCGCTGTTCGGTGCTTACACCTCGGTTGATTACAACGGCCGTGCAACCGCGCTCATCTGCGCGACTGCAACTGGCTTCAACTGCAACCCGGACTTCAAGATCTCCCAGATCGGTACCGTCACCCGCTGGACCCCGGTCAAGAATCTGACCTTCTCGGGCGAAGTGATGTACACCTATCTCGATCAGGGCCACAGCGGCACGCTCGGTCCGGCATTCGCTCCGGGCGGTCTCAAGCCCGCCGCCAGCTACGAGCTGAAGGATCAGGGCACCTGGTCCGGTTCGCTCCGCGCCCAGCGCGTGTTCTGATCCAGATAGTCCTCGGACGAACTCGATCGATCTCAGAGACCCCGGCGGGCAACCGCCGGGGTTTTTGCTTGTCTGGATGACGGCGACCGATGATGCCAAGACAGGTCGATGCAGCTCGGATGACCAGCACCGGGAATTGGCCGCGATGAGACCGCGGCCGACGATGGTCGCCAATGACGCGCCCGCCAGTGGGTGGACCGCGAACAAAATCTATTCGGTGCGGCAAGGCGCGGGAGAATCGCGATCGGGGAGGGGCGGCAGCTCGGCCCCGGTCGGCGATCAGACACCGACAACGCGCCAGGTCGCGCGGCATTGCCGCGCGCAGCGCCGGCGTTACTGCGCGCGAGCCTGGGCACCGCGGTGCAGGTCGGCTTCGATCTGCAACCGCGTGCTGCCGCCGAAGCGGGCGCGATAGACTTGCAGGTTTTCCATGATCCGCTGCACGTAGTTCCGGGTCTCCGAGAACGGAATGCTCTCGACCCAATCCACCGCGTCGACCTTGGGATCGCGCGGATCGCCGTAGCGCTCGATCCATTTTCGCACGCTGCCGCGCCCGGCATTATAGGCCGCAAAGGTCATGATGTAGGAGCCGCCATAGTCCTCGATCAGCCCGCCGAGTTCGGCGGCGCCGAGCGCGGCGTTGTAGACCGGATCATTCTTCAGACGCTTGGCGTCGAAACGGGCCCTGTATTTGCGACAGACATATTTTCCCGCGCCCTCGGTCACCTGCATCAGGCCATAGGCCTTTGCGGGCGACACGATGTTGGGATTGAATCCGCTTTCCTGCCGGGCGATCGCGTAGACGATGGCCGGCTCGACCTGCGGTCCGATCGATTTGAATTGCGGGATCCCGTTCATCGGATAGGCGTAATGTTCGAACGGCATGCCGCGATTGAGCGCCGCCTTGCCGAGCAGCAACATGCCGCGGGCATCGCCTTGACGCTTGGCCAGCTCGCCCAGGCCCACCAGCGCGTCGATATCGCCGCTGTCGCCGATGTCTGCGAAAATTGGCAGCGCGAGTTCGTCTTCATTCAGCGCGTAAAGTATCTGCGCAGCCCGCACCACCTCGAGCCGTCCGACGTCGCGGTCGGGACGGACCTGGGGGCCGCGCAACGCGATCTGCGGCAGGCCGAGCCTGGCGCGGGCCAATTGGCCGTAATAGCTGGTGGAATGCGCCGCCGCGCGGGCATAGGCGGCGCGGGCGTCCTGGTGCCGGCCCGCGGCCTCCGCGGCGCGGCCCTGCCAATAACCGGCACGGGCCAGGGCGGTTGGATTATCGGTGTCTTCTCTGATTTGGGCGAAATGTTTGGCGGCGGTCGCCGGATCGTGGAGGAAGCGCAACGCGATCCAGCCGGCGGTGAATTGCTGCTGGGTCTGATAGACGTCGCGCGATGGCAATACCGCGTCACGCGCGATCACATAGGCGGAGCGCGGATCGCCGACATCGAGTAACTTGCGCGCCAGCAGGCGCCGCTCGACCCACCAATCATCGAGATTGTGCAGACGGTCGGGATCGCGAGTCACCGCTTCCATCACCCGCGCCGCCTCGGCGAATTTCTCGTCACGGCGCAGCATCTGGATCTTGCTATACATGTAGCCGGGATCGTGATGCAGCTCGCGCGGCACAGCATCGAGCAGTGCCTTGCCGTTCGAGGACCTGCGGTCCAGCGCGATGCGTGCTTGGGCCAGCGCGACTTCGCCGGGGCCGAGCCGCTTGGCTGCGCGCAAGGCGGCTTCGCGGTCGTTGCCATAGAGCAGCCAATCCATCCGCGCCTTGTGGTCAGCCGGCGTGATCATCGCGCCGAACATCTCCAGCGCCATCTTCTCCAGCGCCTCGGTCATCGATTCGTTGCGCCAGGCGTCGCGGACCAGACGCTCGGCGCTGCGCCGATCGCCCCGCGCCAGCATCGCGCGCGCCAGCACCAGTTTGCCCTTGGCCGATTGCGGGGTTTCGCGCGCGAACCAGGACAGCACCGCGGCGTCGTCGCGATTATCGTCCCACAGCGTCGCCTCGGCGCGCCGCCGCATGAATGTCTGCGACGGCCAGCTCGGATTGGCCTGAATGAATGCGCGATAGCGCTCCATGCTGACGCCGTTGTCATAACTGCGCAGGATGATCCATTCGGCGAGCTTTCGCGCCACCGAATCGGATATCGCCGCCATCGCCTGGGTGGCATCGTCGATTTTGTGCTGCCGGACCAGCGAGATCACATTCGCCACCGCCGCGATGTCGGCCCGCGGTGTCGCGCCCGAATCGGCGACCGCCGATCGCGGGTGGGAGTTGGCCAGCGTACTCGGGCCGGCAGGCGGACGCGGCACCGGAGCGATCACCTGGGCTGGCGGCAGCGTCGCCGCCCGACTGGCGGCGCTGGCCGCAACGCCGGGCGCCGCCGCGGCGGTCGGCCGCGGTGTCGGCAGGACGACGTTCTTATGCAACGCGCCGCGCGAAATCGGGCGCTGCTTCGGCAGCGGGACCTTGCGCGTCTCCGATTGCGCCTCGACCGAAAAGCCGTTCAGTGCGATTCCGAGCGCAAGCGTCGCCGTCGACGCGCGCAACAGAGCGGCGATTGCGGTAGTGTTTCGGTGGGGTCGCTGGTCACGCAATAGCGATGATCCTGCTGATGACGGCAAATAGCCTGGTCCGGGCGGGCTGATCCGGTTTGATGATTCGGCCGATTCTGTCAGCATACGGGTCGCAAGTGAAGGCTTTGAACCAGTCTGACCCGTCGCCGCGCTGATCCATCGCAGTTTTCAGCCGAGCAACGCGGCGAAAACGCGGCGGTTATGTTGCGGTAATGTGAGTTTCGCGGCAGCCATCGGCGCGGGGTTCTTTGTTCCGCTGCTTTCGAAGGGCAGCCGCGGCATCAGCTTCGGGCACTTCTGACGGCGCGCCGCTCGCCTTGGTCAAGGCAACGCGGCGCCCTAACGGGCGCCGCGTTGGGCGATCAATCAGTCGCTCAGCTCACGGGCAGGGGTGGCGCCTGCCATCATAGCCAAGATAGGTGCCGGACGCCGGATCGTAGGATTTGAAGCGCTGCTCGCAATAGGCTTCGGCATCGCCGCCACTCGGCACCACCGCGACCACCGGTCCCTCGTCATAATAGTACGGGTCGGGGTCGTAATAGCCCGGACCATAGTAACCGGAGCCATAGTAATAGGGACTCGCCAATGCGCCGCCGATCACGCCACCAATAACGGCACCCGGAAAGAAGCCGCCCCGATGATGGCCGCGAAAGCCTCCGCCGAAGTGGCGCCCGCCGAACCCTGGGCCGCCGCCAAAGTGGTGCCCCCCGCCAAACCGCGGGCCGCCACCAAAGCGCGGGCCACCGCCGAAGTGGCCACCACCGATATGGCCGCCACCGAAATGTCCACCGCCCATGTGGCCCCCACCGCCACCACCGACATGTCCTCCACCGCTGCCGCCAATTCGGCCTTGGGCAAAACTCTCCGTCGCCATGCCCAGCGGCATCGCGATCGCCAGCGCGGCCACCGCACTCAACACTTTCAAATTGATCATCTTATTAAGCTCCTTACACGGGACATTCTCAACCCGCTCGGAGATCGGACGTTCCCGAACCCCTGGTATCTCGCCGCTGCAGGGTGAGCGCTGGGAACTGTACGCAAAATGAATGAATTGCGGTGAATTCGCGGTGATTGCGCCCGCCGGAGCGGCGTTGTCGTCCGGCTGGACAATTCGCCCCACCAATGGCATCACCACACTGCACAACGTCTCCAATGGGCGCGCCTTATGAAACTGTTTCTGCTCCGTTTTTTCACATGGTGGTCGGGTTACACATTCGGCACCCAGCTCTGGACCTGGCGCTTTGGCGAATTGGTCGGGCAGGACGAGGGCGGCAACCGCTATTTCCGAACCAAGGGCGGCAAGATCGATCCGTCGCTGGGCTTCGAGCGGCGCTGGGTGCTGTATAATGGCTATGCCGAGCCGACGCGGGTGCCGGCATCGTGGCATGGCTGGCTGCATCACACGGTCGATGTTCCGCCGGTCGACGAGGCCTATCAGCCCCGCGAGTGGCAGAAGCCGCATCTGCCGAACCTCACCGGCACCGCTGCGGCCTATCGGCCGGCGGGATCGACGCTGGCTGGTGGTCACCGGCCGAAAGCCACCGGCGACTACCAGCCCTGGACGCCGCAATAAACACCCTGCCGCGACTCAAGCGCGGGGCAGTCGTGCGACATGCCGTGAGGCATGGTGGCGTCATCAGCCCGGCAGCATCCGCTGCAGCACGCGATCGCGATAATAGAAGCGGTGGATCAGCGCCGCGGCGATATGCGCGCCGATCACGATCAGCAGCGTCCATTCGGCGGCCTGGTGCAGGCCGTCGATCGCGCGGTTATAGGCCGGGTTTCCCGACGCCAGCATCGGGAACGGCACCAGGCCGAAATAGCTGATGCTCCAGCCGCGAAACGACGCGAACAGCCAGCCGGTGAGCGTGGTCGCCAGCACCAAGAGATATAGCAGCCCATGCACCGCCTCCGCGCTGCGGCGCTGCCATG from Rhodopseudomonas sp. BAL398 encodes the following:
- a CDS encoding BA14K family protein: MASPYYYGSGYYGPGYYDPDPYYYDEGPVVAVVPSGGDAEAYCEQRFKSYDPASGTYLGYDGRRHPCP
- a CDS encoding lytic transglycosylase domain-containing protein, with translation MRDQRPHRNTTAIAALLRASTATLALGIALNGFSVEAQSETRKVPLPKQRPISRGALHKNVVLPTPRPTAAAAPGVAASAASRAATLPPAQVIAPVPRPPAGPSTLANSHPRSAVADSGATPRADIAAVANVISLVRQHKIDDATQAMAAISDSVARKLAEWIILRSYDNGVSMERYRAFIQANPSWPSQTFMRRRAEATLWDDNRDDAAVLSWFARETPQSAKGKLVLARAMLARGDRRSAERLVRDAWRNESMTEALEKMALEMFGAMITPADHKARMDWLLYGNDREAALRAAKRLGPGEVALAQARIALDRRSSNGKALLDAVPRELHHDPGYMYSKIQMLRRDEKFAEAARVMEAVTRDPDRLHNLDDWWVERRLLARKLLDVGDPRSAYVIARDAVLPSRDVYQTQQQFTAGWIALRFLHDPATAAKHFAQIREDTDNPTALARAGYWQGRAAEAAGRHQDARAAYARAAAHSTSYYGQLARARLGLPQIALRGPQVRPDRDVGRLEVVRAAQILYALNEDELALPIFADIGDSGDIDALVGLGELAKRQGDARGMLLLGKAALNRGMPFEHYAYPMNGIPQFKSIGPQVEPAIVYAIARQESGFNPNIVSPAKAYGLMQVTEGAGKYVCRKYRARFDAKRLKNDPVYNAALGAAELGGLIEDYGGSYIMTFAAYNAGRGSVRKWIERYGDPRDPKVDAVDWVESIPFSETRNYVQRIMENLQVYRARFGGSTRLQIEADLHRGAQARAQ
- a CDS encoding porin produces the protein MKMVKSLILGSAAALVAISGAQAADLPLKAKAVEYVRVCSLYGAGFYYIPGTDTCIKLGGYLRADVTFNGSGAYDSPSWAGAAGQRVRTRNEYIFRSRQDLNIDTRTATEYGVVRTYFDAIFNWTTGDGVAAGSLGVYYAFIQFAGFTIGKAVSQFDAPWTGYPGNQTSFLLGGHDDVTGINQIAYTAQFGNGVSASLSLEDPTSYNQSAIYNTSGLTAAGFAAGVNGTNSYAGTSVPDIVGQLRVDQAWGLFQLSAAAHQVRASYYGALETSGHPSDKWGYAVQAALSIKNLPTGPGDSINVTGGYSNGASRYVLGGVSPSSFSMYGSSGSAFQSLAVGSSSDGVFAGTSSATGTGIELTSVWGVRGAFNHNWNPYWSTSLFGAYTSVDYNGRATALICATATGFNCNPDFKISQIGTVTRWTPVKNLTFSGEVMYTYLDQGHSGTLGPAFAPGGLKPAASYELKDQGTWSGSLRAQRVF
- a CDS encoding cytochrome b; protein product: MTQQYGTPAKTFHWLIVALLAIQYPIGWLMPDIHRGDQPGSAMMFHLSFGLTILAVMTLRLLWRLTHRVAPEPSLPPWQRRSAEAVHGLLYLLVLATTLTGWLFASFRGWSISYFGLVPFPMLASGNPAYNRAIDGLHQAAEWTLLIVIGAHIAAALIHRFYYRDRVLQRMLPG
- a CDS encoding NADH:ubiquinone oxidoreductase subunit NDUFA12; this translates as MKLFLLRFFTWWSGYTFGTQLWTWRFGELVGQDEGGNRYFRTKGGKIDPSLGFERRWVLYNGYAEPTRVPASWHGWLHHTVDVPPVDEAYQPREWQKPHLPNLTGTAAAYRPAGSTLAGGHRPKATGDYQPWTPQ